GGAGCGGGGCAAAGGGGCGCTATAGAACGTCTATAAAACATTAAAAAACAACTATGGAGGAAAATAAAATGAATATAACCTCATACTTAGAGATTAAAGAAGAAGTGTACCAAGCCTTGAAAGAAAATAGAGCCATAGTTGCCTTGGAATCGACTATAATTTCTCACGGAATGCCTTACCCACAAAATGTTGAAGTGGCAAAAAATGTAGAAGATATAATAAGAGAACGGGGTGCAGTTCCAGCAACTATAGCAATAATCGAGGGTAAAATTAAAGTAGGATTATCAAAAGAAGAGATAGAGTTTATGGCTAATTCTAAAAACATATTGAAAGCCAGTAGAATGGACCTACCTGTTATCCTTGCAAAAGGTTTTAACGCGGCTACAACGGTTGCGGCAACTATGATAATAGCTGAACTTGCTGGAATAAAGGTCTTTGTAACAGGAGGAATAGGAGGTGTACATAGAAACGCTCAAGAAACGTTTGATATTTCCGCAGACCTGCAAGAACTTGCGAAAACGAACGTTGCGGTGATATCTGCCGGACCTAAAGCTATATTAGATCTTCAATTAACCAAAGAATATCTCGAAACTTTTGGCGTGCCAGTGATCGGCTATCAAACGGACGAGCTTCCATGTTTTTTTTCAAGGGAAAGTGGGATAAATGTACCTTATAGAGTAGAAAACCCAAAAGAAATTGCATTAATAATGAAGGCAAAATGGGACTTGGGTTTACAAGGCGGCATTTTTATTGCAAATCCTATTCCAAAAGAGTATTCATTGGATTTTGAAAAAATAAATAAAACAATAGAAAACGCAATAGAAGAAGCTAAAAGTCAAAAAATAAAAGGTAAGGAATTAACCCCCTTTCTACTTTCAAAAATAAACGAATTAACAAAAGGGGAAAGCTTAAAAGCAAATATCGAATTAGTCTACAACAATGCCAAACTCGGTGCAGAAATAGCAAAAGAGTTTAACATCTTATCTTAGGGGAAAGGAATGATGTATTTGAAAGAGAAACCCATTAAAAGAGTCGCGGCAATTCATGATCTTTCAGGGTTTGGTAAAGCTTCTTTAACCGTTGTGATCCCTATATTGTCTTCTATGAAGATTCAAGTCTGCCCAATTCCTACTGCAATACTCTCAACCCATACTGGAGAGTTTAAGGATTACACTTTTTTGGATTTAACAGAAAACATGAAAGACATCATAGCACATTGGAAAAAATTAGATTTAAGTTTTGATGCAATTTATAGTGGTTTTTTAGGGTCAGAAAAACAGATAGATATTGTGATAGAGTTTATACAATATTTTTCACAAAAAAACGAGACCCTGGTAGTCGTTGATCCAGTAATGGGGGATGATGGGAAACTTTATGCAACCATTACGGAAGCTATGGTTAAAGAGATGAAAAAATTAATTTCCAAGTCTCATGTGATAACACCAAATTTAACGGAAGCCTGTTTTCTCTTGGATGAAAAGTACGACCAAGATATAAGTGAAGAGATGTTGAAAAGCTGGTTAATACGTTTGGCAAACATGGGACCAGAAGTGGTTATTATAACAAGTGTTCCTGATGAATCCAAATCAAAAATAGGGGTATTAGCTTACGAAAAGACAAATAATAGATTTTGGAAAATCACCACTAACTATCTAAAAGCTTTATATCCTGGGACAGGGGACGCTTTTGCAAGCGTTATCGTTGGTAGTCTTTTAAATGGAGACAGTGTGCCGATGGCTATAGATAGGGCTACCCAATTCGTATCTACATGTTTAAAAGCCAGTTATGGTTATAAATATCCACAAAGGGAAGGTATACTATTAGAAAAAGTGCTCGATACTTTGAACACAACGACACTTTTACAAAGCTATGAGATTTTTTAGAAGATTTTTTGTTGTATAATATTAGAAAGGAAAAGGTTGGTGCTTAAAAGTTATGAATTTATCGGTGTACTCAGAAATCGGAAAATTAGAAAAAATCCTTCTACACAGACCGGGAAAAGAGTTAGAAAATTTATCTCCTCATTATCTTTCTGATCTGTTATTTGACGATATTCCTTTTTTGTATAAAGCTCAAGAAGAACATGATTATTTTGCGAATGTTTTAAGAGACAACGGTGTAGAAGTTTTATATCTTACTGAATTGTTGACAGAAACGCTTAATGATTTGGAATTAAAAGGGAAATTCGTTGAAGAGTTTTTACAATTCTCAGAAATATACAACCGTTTTATTTACGCTCTTTTAAAAGACTATTTGTTTTCGTTAGATACCAAAGACATGGTGGACACTATAATATCTGGTATACGCTCCGATG
This region of Petrotoga olearia DSM 13574 genomic DNA includes:
- a CDS encoding pseudouridine-5'-phosphate glycosidase: MTSYLEIKEEVYQALKENRAIVALESTIISHGMPYPQNVEVAKNVEDIIRERGAVPATIAIIEGKIKVGLSKEEIEFMANSKNILKASRMDLPVILAKGFNAATTVAATMIIAELAGIKVFVTGGIGGVHRNAQETFDISADLQELAKTNVAVISAGPKAILDLQLTKEYLETFGVPVIGYQTDELPCFFSRESGINVPYRVENPKEIALIMKAKWDLGLQGGIFIANPIPKEYSLDFEKINKTIENAIEEAKSQKIKGKELTPFLLSKINELTKGESLKANIELVYNNAKLGAEIAKEFNILS
- a CDS encoding pyridoxamine kinase, translating into MYLKEKPIKRVAAIHDLSGFGKASLTVVIPILSSMKIQVCPIPTAILSTHTGEFKDYTFLDLTENMKDIIAHWKKLDLSFDAIYSGFLGSEKQIDIVIEFIQYFSQKNETLVVVDPVMGDDGKLYATITEAMVKEMKKLISKSHVITPNLTEACFLLDEKYDQDISEEMLKSWLIRLANMGPEVVIITSVPDESKSKIGVLAYEKTNNRFWKITTNYLKALYPGTGDAFASVIVGSLLNGDSVPMAIDRATQFVSTCLKASYGYKYPQREGILLEKVLDTLNTTTLLQSYEIF